The Papaver somniferum cultivar HN1 chromosome 6, ASM357369v1, whole genome shotgun sequence genome segment AAACATACTTAGAAAGGGACGGTCATTTCGAAGCCCTTACTATCTTGCTTTCTCCGCCCTTCATCCTCCTatattttctcttttctcttctcttcCCCATCTCCATCCTCCTAAAACTCTCCATTGGATAATCACTGAATCAGAGAGAAACCCAGTGAAGCATTTGGCTTGGGAAACAAACGAGTAGTACAATGTCTTTTTCGACAATCAAAATCATTCAACCTGTCCCAGTTACTAGATCTCAAGAAAAATCCATTCTTGACCCTTTAAAATCAAACAACAATTCCTTCTTGGGCACTACTCATAAACTTCGTTCAATTTCATCCAAATCGAATTTTCCTTCTTTTATTCGTCGATCTTCTTCAATTTCAGCTGTTTCTGATGTCGTTAAGGAGAAAAAACTCAAATCTAACTCCGCTATCTCCAATTTGGTAAATCCTTTAACCATATCTTAATTTATTTGATTTAATTAGATCTCGTTTAGAATTTAATCTTTTTGTTTGCATGAAAAGGAATAGACGTTTAGATATAGAATTCTGAATTCCAATTtcgttttttctttccttgtttgTTTAGTTGATAACTAAAGAGGAAGGCTTGGTATTATATGAAGATATGGTATTAGGGAGAGCTTTTGAAGATATGTGTGCTCAGATGTATTACAGAGGTAAAATGTTTGGATTTGTTCATCTTTACAATGGGCAAGAAGCTGTTTCAACTGGATTTATTAAGCTCTTGAAACAGGAAGATTCTGTAGTTAGTACTTACCGTGATCACGTTCATGCACTAAGTAAGGGTGTACCTGCTCGTCAAGTTATGAGTGAACTCTTTGGTAAGGCTACTGGATGTTGCCGCGGACAAGGAGGATCTATGCATATGTTTTCCAAAGAGCACAATTTACTTGGTGGATTTGCATTTATTGGTGAAGGTATTCCAGTGGCTACTGGTGCTGCATTTACCTCTAGGTATAAAAGAGAAGTTTTAAAACAAGCTGATTGTGATTATGTTACATGTGCCTTTTTTGGTGATGGAACATGTAACAATGGACAGTTTTTCGAGTGTTTGAATATGGCTGCATTGTGGAAATTGCCCATCATCTTTGTTGTGGAAAACAATTTGTGGGCAATTGGCATGTCTCATTTGAGATCTACCTCTGATCCAGAGATTTGGAAAAAGGGTCCTGCTTTTGGAATGCCTGGGATCCATGTTGACGGTATGGATGTTCTCAAGGTAAGGGAAGTTGCAAAGGAGGCAGTTGACAGGGCTAGAAGAGGAGAAGGACCTACTCTGATTGAATGTGAGACATACAGACTTAGGGGACATTCATTGGCTGACCCTGATGAGCTTCGTGACCCAGGTAGAACTTTCAAACCCTCGTCCCTTGTTCAATTGTATGTTATGAATTCGTTTAAATATATAGTTACTCATCTGATCTGTTTCGGTTTACTGGAAAGATGGTTTTTGGAAGTGATGTCATCCTTTTGGGTCATGAGCTGTTAGCTAGAAATATGACAAGGTTTCTTTGTACTGGACTGCATTTGTTACTCTCATTTGACAGATCTACGTAAAAACTTTTGGAAAAGAAAAGGATATTCCGACCGTCTTAATTTAGTTGTACAGTTTGGATCTTATTTTAATTGCTGTTGATATTGATAGTTGAAGATTCCAAACATGTTTCAAATCATTAACATATTAGAACTAGAGACTGAAGTTACCTTTTAACATCCAAGTTATGTCCGAACTGTATGAAAAAGATTGTCATCATCCTTTTGTTTAGAGCTCGCCCTGCTTCTTTTCATTCTGTTATTAAAAGGTTTTGTGAAAATTGTCAGGGTGTATAACTCGTTTTAATCTTTCCGTACATGCTATTTCAAGTTGCATTATTAGTTGTATGGAAATCCTTTTATCAAAAAAGATGGGCTATGCTCACTTTAACTGtaaattttgtgtttattttgtCTCTTTGTTACACTCTTTGGTCTGTAGATATGTTTCAATAGATTTTCATCTTCGACTTTTGTTTTGGCAGAGGAGAAGGCTAAGTATGGTGCAAGAGACCCGATCAAGGCCTTGAAGAAATATATGTTTGAGAATAATCTGGTTACTGAAGTTGAGTTGAAGGCTGTAGAAAAGAAGATTGACGAACTGATTGAGGATGCCGTTGAATTTGCCGAAGCAAGCCCTCATCCAGAACGCAGCCAACTACTTGAAAATGTGTTTGCAGATCCTAAAGGTTTTGGAATTGGACCTGATGGAAAATACAGGTGCGAGGATCCGAAGTTTACACAAGGAACTGCTCATGTTTAAAACGCTTCCAAGATCTATCGAACCAAATATATATCCTTCCATTGTTAGTGTGACCTTTTGTGGTCAATTTAATTCAGGTGTTTGTTACTTTGTTTTTCTTAGTAACAGGTTTGGCTTTTTTTTGTATTCTACTGAAGCAGCATTTGTTTGTC includes the following:
- the LOC113289096 gene encoding pyruvate dehydrogenase E1 component subunit alpha-3, chloroplastic-like; translated protein: MSFSTIKIIQPVPVTRSQEKSILDPLKSNNNSFLGTTHKLRSISSKSNFPSFIRRSSSISAVSDVVKEKKLKSNSAISNLLITKEEGLVLYEDMVLGRAFEDMCAQMYYRGKMFGFVHLYNGQEAVSTGFIKLLKQEDSVVSTYRDHVHALSKGVPARQVMSELFGKATGCCRGQGGSMHMFSKEHNLLGGFAFIGEGIPVATGAAFTSRYKREVLKQADCDYVTCAFFGDGTCNNGQFFECLNMAALWKLPIIFVVENNLWAIGMSHLRSTSDPEIWKKGPAFGMPGIHVDGMDVLKVREVAKEAVDRARRGEGPTLIECETYRLRGHSLADPDELRDPEEKAKYGARDPIKALKKYMFENNLVTEVELKAVEKKIDELIEDAVEFAEASPHPERSQLLENVFADPKGFGIGPDGKYRCEDPKFTQGTAHV